A single genomic interval of uncultured Desulfobacter sp. harbors:
- a CDS encoding MoxR family ATPase — translation MTKHQDARFQGAHKYVLDPELASIVNISMTLEMPLLLKGEPGTGKTMLAHAIAETLDMQLITLNVKSSMKLVEALYQYDTLTRLNDSRFGDSTRDVSNIDDYIKMGKIGQAFCAEKRAVLLIDEIDKADTDFQDDMLDVLDQMQFDIIETDRTVSAIHRPVIIITSNAKKDLSDPFLGRCNFHHIAFPEPKMMRKIIQVHFPAIDSKLAENAISAFYAARDIDGIEKKPATRELINWIRALQADPDFRAQDLLQGNMPFLGVMFKKSPDYERVKKVTGRSRRF, via the coding sequence ATGACAAAACATCAAGACGCACGGTTCCAAGGGGCCCACAAATATGTGCTTGACCCCGAACTTGCATCCATTGTCAACATATCCATGACCCTTGAAATGCCCCTGCTTTTAAAAGGGGAACCCGGTACGGGCAAAACCATGCTGGCCCATGCCATTGCCGAGACCCTGGACATGCAGCTGATTACCCTCAACGTCAAATCCAGCATGAAACTTGTGGAAGCCCTTTACCAGTATGATACCCTTACCCGCCTCAATGATTCCCGGTTTGGTGACTCTACCAGGGATGTCAGCAATATTGACGATTATATAAAGATGGGCAAAATCGGGCAGGCATTCTGCGCAGAAAAGCGAGCCGTACTCCTTATTGATGAAATTGACAAGGCAGATACGGATTTTCAAGATGACATGCTCGATGTCCTGGACCAGATGCAGTTTGATATCATTGAAACCGACAGAACCGTATCCGCCATCCACAGACCTGTGATCATCATAACATCCAATGCCAAAAAAGACTTGTCCGACCCCTTTCTCGGGCGGTGCAATTTTCACCACATTGCGTTCCCTGAGCCCAAAATGATGCGCAAAATTATCCAGGTCCACTTCCCGGCCATTGATTCAAAGCTGGCAGAAAATGCCATCAGCGCCTTCTATGCGGCCAGGGACATTGACGGAATAGAAAAAAAACCCGCCACCCGGGAACTGATCAACTGGATACGTGCCCTCCAGGCCGATCCCGACTTCAGGGCCCAAGACCTTCTCCAGGGCAACATGCCGTTTTTAGGCGTAATGTTTAAAAAAAGCCCGGACTATGAACGGGTCAAAAAGGTAACCGGTCGATCCAGACGGTTCTAA
- a CDS encoding MFS transporter, producing MNKENILTTRFVSLCGLTFLALCNISVFFNFHGYLLTLGFGADQAGFLVGLYSLAAMLLYAFASQQITLDNAYRTMLLGIMMVFACAVAYRFAQGFWTLSIVRIMNGAGVFFIMAACMVVFVSIIPDTKSGAAFSIYSVALLTPYAIMPAVSELVQPWIDEPTMLYMLTGCLLMPATIFVYAARPGKPIKVDNRPDGRPDNKPARVSNKMRMKNIGRKPVLSILMVNWVYFTLFSGLFFLFEGFALDRGVSNPGFFFTVQMGVMVGIRLFGGRIFDHHSKVLLVALSMGVTGSGFILLYYMPSPTWSLYIAIIFGIGMGLCIPPLNSLMYLVSEPKFRGYNINMMMLTVHFGTFTGPFIGALIIDAGGYSSFFLIATFLTICAAMLFLLINPEKSIGFFPPG from the coding sequence ATGAATAAAGAAAATATATTAACTACCAGATTTGTATCATTATGCGGCCTGACCTTCCTGGCCCTGTGCAATATATCGGTATTTTTTAATTTTCATGGGTATCTGCTCACCCTTGGGTTTGGTGCTGACCAAGCCGGTTTTCTGGTCGGATTGTATTCCCTTGCCGCAATGCTGCTGTATGCCTTCGCAAGTCAGCAGATCACCCTTGATAACGCATATCGTACAATGCTGCTGGGAATTATGATGGTCTTTGCCTGTGCCGTTGCCTATCGGTTTGCACAAGGCTTTTGGACGCTGTCCATTGTGCGGATAATGAACGGTGCAGGCGTATTTTTCATCATGGCCGCCTGTATGGTTGTCTTTGTGAGTATCATACCGGACACAAAATCCGGTGCCGCATTCAGCATTTATTCGGTGGCCCTGCTTACACCTTACGCTATCATGCCGGCTGTTTCGGAACTTGTTCAGCCCTGGATTGATGAGCCGACAATGCTTTATATGCTTACAGGGTGTCTGCTTATGCCGGCAACCATATTCGTGTATGCTGCCCGGCCGGGCAAACCCATCAAGGTAGACAACAGGCCGGATGGCCGGCCGGATAATAAACCTGCCAGAGTTTCCAATAAAATGAGAATGAAAAATATAGGCCGGAAACCTGTCCTGTCCATTCTCATGGTGAATTGGGTTTATTTCACTCTGTTCTCCGGTCTATTCTTCCTGTTTGAAGGATTTGCACTGGACAGGGGGGTAAGCAATCCCGGTTTCTTTTTCACCGTCCAGATGGGTGTAATGGTCGGTATTCGCTTATTCGGCGGACGCATCTTTGATCATCACTCAAAAGTTCTTTTGGTTGCGCTGTCAATGGGTGTCACCGGCTCCGGATTCATCCTGCTGTATTACATGCCCTCCCCAACCTGGTCTCTTTATATTGCAATTATTTTTGGTATAGGAATGGGGCTTTGTATCCCCCCACTGAATTCGTTGATGTATCTGGTGTCAGAGCCGAAATTCAGGGGATACAATATCAACATGATGATGCTGACAGTTCATTTCGGCACCTTCACCGGTCCTTTTATCGGCGCTTTGATCATTGACGCCGGGGGATATTCATCTTTCTTTTTAATTGCAACCTTCCTCACGATCTGCGCAGCGATGCTGTTTCTGTTAATCAATCCTGAAAAATCCATTGGCTTTTTTCCACCGGGATAA
- a CDS encoding DUF4276 family protein has protein sequence MSNYTEVIAIVEGKTEQIFIESILAPYIGDKKIGIRATQVSKPGQKGGDVRFSRVKRDLELHLKQRPDTYVTTFIDYYGTKEWPGLDLVSEQALPSQIAKTINEATKNQVVSLFSEQQAERRFIPFVAVHEFEALLFSDAGILARQLGIDESTVATVISECGSPEAINNNPQTAPSKRLDAWSINGKFLKTTMGVTIAKKIGIEKIRNECPLFNEWLRAFEEIQRGDQ, from the coding sequence ATGAGTAATTACACTGAAGTGATCGCCATCGTGGAAGGTAAGACAGAGCAGATTTTTATTGAGAGTATCTTAGCACCGTATATCGGGGATAAAAAAATAGGGATACGTGCGACTCAAGTATCCAAGCCAGGACAAAAGGGTGGTGATGTTCGTTTTTCCCGTGTCAAAAGGGATCTGGAACTGCATTTAAAACAACGGCCTGATACCTATGTTACGACATTTATAGATTATTACGGAACTAAAGAATGGCCAGGCCTTGATTTGGTATCAGAGCAAGCGCTTCCTTCACAGATTGCTAAGACGATCAATGAGGCTACCAAAAACCAAGTTGTTTCGCTTTTTTCAGAACAACAGGCAGAACGCCGATTTATACCTTTCGTAGCCGTGCATGAATTTGAGGCACTGCTCTTCAGCGATGCCGGGATTCTTGCCAGGCAACTGGGCATAGATGAATCTACCGTTGCGACGGTCATATCTGAATGTGGTTCTCCAGAAGCAATAAATAATAATCCTCAGACTGCTCCTTCCAAACGCCTGGATGCCTGGTCAATCAATGGGAAGTTTCTGAAAACAACGATGGGAGTAACCATTGCCAAAAAAATAGGTATCGAAAAGATTCGAAACGAATGTCCTCTTTTCAATGAATGGTTAAGAGCTTTTGAAGAAATTCAGAGGGGTGACCAATAA
- a CDS encoding AAA family ATPase, producing the protein MRGALENLTVKGFKSIKDLNEFKLGDLNVIIGANGAGKSNFVQIFRMLMAMTQKNFSKFILERGGADNFLFEGPKVTSKIKMGFDFTSNSSNAMGPNSYRFELTPTSDENFLIDEERKYVTTEWRSYGSPSKESRLYDERNEKSWDGQWSGVGHFVYESISNWMVYHFHDTSASSPMRRSEIVEDYYKLRGDAANIAPFLLHLKNEENYSEYYKRIVDAVRMVTPFFDDFRLDVHKLGEAEKVRLSWRQKGSNFPMQPYHLSDGSIRFICLATALLQPNPPSTIIIDEPELGLHPAAIVVLGELIQVASKQTQVIVATQSPALIDQFGIEDTIVVNREDGASTFKRLKEKDFSAWLEDYSVGELWSKNVIAGGPVYE; encoded by the coding sequence ATGAGAGGTGCTTTAGAAAACCTGACAGTGAAGGGATTCAAATCCATTAAGGATCTCAATGAATTCAAACTGGGTGACCTCAATGTAATTATTGGTGCAAATGGTGCCGGAAAAAGTAATTTTGTCCAGATTTTCCGTATGTTGATGGCAATGACGCAGAAAAATTTCAGCAAATTTATTCTTGAGCGTGGAGGAGCAGATAATTTTCTTTTTGAAGGACCAAAGGTGACCTCAAAAATCAAGATGGGGTTTGATTTTACTTCCAATAGTAGTAATGCTATGGGCCCTAATTCGTACCGGTTTGAGCTTACACCAACCTCTGACGAAAATTTTCTTATAGATGAAGAACGAAAGTATGTCACAACAGAGTGGCGTTCTTACGGAAGTCCATCAAAAGAAAGCCGGTTGTACGATGAACGCAATGAAAAATCATGGGACGGCCAATGGAGCGGAGTAGGACATTTCGTTTATGAGTCCATTTCCAATTGGATGGTCTACCACTTTCATGATACCAGTGCGTCATCTCCCATGCGCCGCTCAGAGATCGTTGAAGACTATTATAAACTAAGGGGAGATGCTGCGAATATTGCCCCGTTCCTCTTACACCTTAAAAATGAGGAAAATTATTCTGAGTATTATAAAAGAATTGTTGATGCCGTCCGTATGGTCACACCTTTTTTTGATGATTTCCGGTTGGATGTACATAAACTTGGTGAGGCGGAAAAAGTCCGACTTAGTTGGCGTCAGAAAGGGTCTAACTTTCCAATGCAGCCCTATCATCTATCGGATGGTTCTATTCGTTTTATCTGTCTTGCCACGGCACTATTACAACCGAACCCACCTTCCACGATTATTATAGATGAACCGGAACTGGGCCTACATCCGGCGGCGATTGTAGTGCTTGGTGAACTAATTCAGGTTGCCTCAAAACAGACTCAGGTCATCGTGGCAACCCAATCTCCTGCTCTTATTGATCAATTTGGCATTGAAGATACCATAGTTGTGAACCGTGAAGATGGTGCTTCAACGTTCAAGCGGCTGAAGGAAAAGGATTTTTCTGCATGGTTGGAAGATTACTCAGTAGGTGAACTCTGGTCAAAGAACGTTATTGCAGGAGGGCCGGTTTATGAGTAA